A part of Winslowiella toletana genomic DNA contains:
- the hfq gene encoding RNA chaperone Hfq, translating to MAKGQSLQDPFLNALRRERVPVSIYLVNGIKLQGQIESFDQFVILLKNTVSQMVYKHAISTVVPSRPVSHHSNSAGGGTSSNYHHSGSTTAAPSQPQQDGENAE from the coding sequence ATGGCTAAGGGGCAATCATTGCAAGATCCGTTCTTGAACGCGCTGCGTCGTGAACGTGTTCCGGTTTCGATTTATTTGGTGAATGGTATCAAACTGCAGGGTCAGATTGAGTCTTTTGATCAGTTTGTTATTTTATTGAAAAACACGGTTAGCCAGATGGTGTATAAGCACGCAATCTCTACCGTGGTTCCGTCCCGTCCGGTTTCCCATCACAGTAATAGTGCGGGTGGCGGTACCAGCAGCAACTATCATCACAGTGGCAGTACAACGGCAGCGCCTTCGCAGCCACAACAAGACGGTGAGAACGCTGAGTAA
- a CDS encoding adenylosuccinate synthase: MGKNVVVLGTQWGDEGKGKIVDLLTERAKYVVRYQGGHNAGHTLVINGEKTVLHLIPSGILRENVTSIIGNGVVLSPAALMKEMKGLEDRGIPVRERLLLSEACPLILQYHVALDMAREKARGAKAIGTTGRGIGPAYEDKVARRALRVSDLFNKETFAAKLKEVMEYHNFTLVNYYKEEAVDYDTVLKDVMEIADILTGMVVDVSELLDGARKRGDLVMFEGAQGTLLDIDHGTYPYVTSSNTTAGGVATGSGIGPRYVDYVLGIVKAYSTRVGAGPFPTELFDDIGEFLCKQGNEFGATTGRRRRTGWLDAVAVRRAVQINSLSGFCMTKLDVLDGLKEVKICIGYRMPDGREVTTTPLAAEGWEGIEPIYESMPGWSESTFGVKTVEGLPQAARDYIKRVEEVTGVPIDIISTGPDRSETMILRDPFDA, encoded by the coding sequence ATGGGTAAGAACGTCGTCGTACTGGGCACCCAATGGGGTGACGAAGGTAAAGGTAAGATTGTTGACCTTCTAACTGAACGTGCAAAATACGTTGTACGTTATCAAGGTGGTCATAATGCTGGCCATACGCTAGTCATCAACGGTGAAAAAACCGTCCTCCACTTAATTCCCTCTGGCATCCTGCGTGAAAACGTAACCAGCATCATCGGCAACGGTGTCGTGCTGTCTCCGGCTGCGCTGATGAAAGAGATGAAAGGTCTGGAAGATCGTGGTATCCCGGTACGTGAACGCCTGCTGCTCTCCGAAGCTTGTCCACTGATTCTGCAATATCATGTTGCCCTTGATATGGCGCGTGAAAAAGCGCGTGGCGCCAAAGCTATCGGCACCACCGGTCGCGGCATTGGCCCGGCTTATGAAGATAAAGTGGCTCGTCGCGCACTGCGCGTCAGCGACCTGTTTAATAAAGAAACCTTCGCCGCTAAGTTGAAAGAAGTGATGGAATATCACAACTTTACGCTGGTGAACTACTACAAAGAAGAAGCGGTTGATTACGATACCGTGCTGAAAGATGTGATGGAAATTGCTGACATCTTAACCGGTATGGTGGTTGACGTTTCTGAACTGCTGGATGGCGCGCGTAAGCGTGGCGACCTGGTGATGTTTGAAGGCGCGCAGGGCACCCTGCTGGATATCGACCACGGTACCTATCCGTACGTGACTTCCTCTAACACCACCGCAGGTGGCGTGGCGACCGGTTCTGGTATTGGCCCGCGTTATGTGGATTACGTACTGGGCATCGTAAAAGCCTACTCTACCCGTGTCGGCGCGGGTCCGTTCCCAACCGAGCTGTTTGACGATATCGGTGAGTTCCTGTGTAAGCAGGGCAACGAGTTTGGCGCCACTACTGGCCGTCGCCGTCGTACCGGCTGGCTGGACGCAGTCGCGGTGCGCCGCGCAGTACAGATTAACTCACTGTCAGGTTTCTGCATGACCAAACTGGACGTGCTGGATGGCCTGAAAGAAGTGAAAATCTGTATCGGTTACCGTATGCCTGATGGTCGTGAAGTCACCACCACGCCGCTGGCTGCTGAAGGCTGGGAAGGTATCGAGCCAATCTATGAAAGCATGCCTGGCTGGAGCGAAAGCACCTTTGGCGTTAAGACGGTAGAAGGTCTGCCGCAGGCCGCACGCGACTACATTAAGCGTGTTGAAGAGGTGACCGGTGTGCCGATTGATATTATTTCTACCGGCCCGGACCGTAGCGAAACCATGATTCTGCGCGACCCGTTTGACGCATAA
- the hflX gene encoding ribosome rescue GTPase HflX, translated as MFDRYDAGEQAVLVHIYFSQDKDMEDLMEFETLVSSAGVEALRVVTGSRKAPHPKYFVGEGKAVEIADAVKSSGASVVLFDHALTPAQERNLERLCECRVIDRTGLILDIFAQRARTHEGKLQVELAQLRHLATRLVRGWTHLERQKGGIGLRGPGETQLETDRRLLRNRITLILSRLQRVEKQRDQGRQARAKADVPTVSLVGYTNAGKSTLFNCITAADVYAADQLFATLDPTLRRLDVADVGEVVLADTVGFIRHLPHDLVAAFKATLQETRQATLLLHIIDAADQRVDENIEAVDIVLDEIEADEIPQLLVMNKIDMLEDFEPRIDRNDENLPIRVWLSAQTGVGVPLLFQALSERLAGEIAQYDLRLPPEAGRLRSRFYQLQAIEKEWNEDDGSVGLQIRMPIIDWRRLCKQEPALVDYIV; from the coding sequence TTGTTTGACCGTTACGATGCCGGTGAGCAGGCCGTCCTGGTTCACATCTATTTCTCGCAAGACAAAGATATGGAAGATTTGATGGAGTTTGAAACTCTCGTCTCTTCCGCTGGTGTCGAAGCGCTGCGTGTAGTGACAGGCAGCCGCAAAGCGCCACATCCCAAATATTTTGTCGGTGAAGGAAAGGCAGTCGAAATTGCCGATGCGGTAAAATCCAGTGGCGCATCGGTGGTGTTATTTGATCACGCCTTAACCCCGGCTCAGGAGCGTAATCTTGAGCGTCTGTGTGAGTGTCGCGTCATCGATCGCACCGGCTTAATCCTTGATATTTTTGCCCAGCGCGCCCGCACCCATGAGGGTAAATTGCAGGTCGAGCTGGCGCAGCTACGCCATCTTGCCACGCGTCTGGTACGCGGCTGGACGCACCTTGAGCGCCAGAAAGGCGGTATCGGTCTGCGCGGCCCGGGTGAAACCCAGCTGGAAACCGACCGTCGCTTACTGCGCAACCGCATCACATTGATTCTTTCTCGTCTGCAACGCGTGGAAAAGCAGCGCGACCAGGGCAGACAAGCGCGCGCCAAGGCCGATGTGCCGACGGTGTCGCTGGTGGGCTATACCAACGCCGGTAAATCCACACTGTTTAACTGTATTACGGCGGCCGATGTGTATGCGGCCGACCAGTTATTTGCCACGCTGGACCCGACCCTGCGCCGTCTCGACGTGGCGGATGTTGGCGAAGTCGTGCTGGCGGATACCGTAGGTTTTATTCGTCATCTGCCCCATGATTTGGTGGCGGCGTTTAAAGCGACATTGCAGGAGACGCGTCAGGCGACGCTGCTGCTGCATATCATCGATGCCGCCGATCAGCGCGTTGATGAAAATATCGAAGCGGTTGATATTGTCCTCGACGAAATCGAAGCGGACGAAATCCCGCAGCTGTTGGTGATGAATAAAATCGACATGCTGGAAGATTTTGAGCCGCGTATCGATCGTAATGATGAAAATCTGCCGATTCGAGTCTGGTTGTCGGCGCAAACGGGCGTCGGCGTGCCGCTGCTGTTCCAGGCGCTGAGCGAACGCCTTGCGGGCGAGATCGCACAGTATGATCTCCGTCTGCCGCCTGAGGCCGGACGCCTGCGCAGCCGTTTTTATCAGCTACAGGCGATCGAAAAAGAGTGGAATGAAGATGATGGTAGCGTAGGTTTACAGATACGCATGCCGATTATTGACTGGCGGCGGTTATGCAAACAGGAACCGGCGCTGGTGGATTACATTGTTTAA
- the nsrR gene encoding nitric oxide-sensing transcriptional repressor NsrR has product MQLTSFTDYGLRALIYLASLPADQMTSITEVSETYDVSRNHMVKIINQLSRTGYVAAVRGKNGGIRLGRPADEIVIGQVVREMEPLQLVNCSSEFCHITSACRLKKALYDAVQCFLQELDKYTLADLVEDNHPLYKLLLVDQPSIHSR; this is encoded by the coding sequence GTGCAGCTAACCAGTTTTACAGATTACGGCCTGCGGGCGCTGATCTATCTGGCGTCACTACCCGCTGACCAGATGACCAGCATTACTGAGGTGAGCGAGACTTACGACGTTTCACGTAATCATATGGTCAAAATCATCAATCAGCTAAGCCGTACCGGCTATGTTGCTGCCGTGCGCGGTAAAAACGGTGGCATCCGTCTTGGCCGGCCTGCCGACGAGATTGTGATTGGTCAGGTGGTGCGCGAGATGGAGCCGCTGCAACTGGTGAACTGCTCCAGTGAATTTTGCCATATCACTTCAGCCTGTCGGCTGAAGAAGGCGCTGTATGATGCGGTACAGTGCTTCCTGCAAGAACTGGATAAATATACCCTCGCCGACCTCGTGGAAGATAACCATCCGCTCTACAAATTACTGCTGGTTGACCAACCGTCAATCCACAGTCGATGA
- the miaA gene encoding tRNA (adenosine(37)-N6)-dimethylallyltransferase MiaA, with protein MSDRTMASLPEAIFLMGPTASGKTALAIELRKHLPVELISVDSALIYRGMDIGTAKPSAAELAQAPHRLLDIRDPAQAYSAAEFRRDALAEMAEISREGRIPLLVGGTMLYYKALLDGLSPLPSADPEVRQRIEQMASEKGWEALHRQLCEIDPVAGSRIHPNDPQRLSRALEVFFISGKTLTELTKTSGEALPYNVSQFAIAPQNRELIHQRIELRFQQMLASGFEAEARALFAREDLHTDLPSIRCVGYRQMWSYLAGEIDYDEMVYRGICATRQLAKRQITWLRGWQNVHWLDSEQPELARDAVLQVLSAKHG; from the coding sequence ATGAGTGACAGAACAATGGCGAGCCTGCCTGAGGCAATTTTTTTGATGGGGCCCACGGCCTCCGGTAAGACCGCGTTAGCCATTGAGCTGCGCAAACATCTGCCGGTTGAGCTGATCAGCGTTGACTCCGCATTGATTTACCGCGGGATGGATATTGGCACCGCCAAGCCTTCCGCTGCTGAGTTAGCGCAGGCGCCGCATCGACTGCTGGATATTCGCGATCCTGCGCAAGCTTACTCGGCGGCGGAGTTTCGACGTGATGCATTAGCAGAAATGGCGGAGATTAGTCGTGAAGGCCGAATTCCGTTGCTTGTTGGTGGTACCATGCTCTACTACAAGGCGTTATTAGATGGGTTGTCGCCGTTGCCCTCGGCCGACCCGGAAGTGCGTCAGCGTATTGAGCAGATGGCGAGTGAAAAAGGTTGGGAAGCCTTACACCGTCAATTATGTGAGATAGATCCCGTTGCTGGTAGTCGTATTCATCCGAATGATCCCCAGAGACTCTCGCGAGCACTGGAAGTTTTTTTCATTTCGGGTAAAACTTTAACGGAGCTGACAAAAACTTCGGGCGAAGCGTTGCCTTACAATGTCAGTCAGTTCGCGATCGCGCCACAAAATCGCGAACTGATACACCAGCGTATTGAACTGCGTTTTCAACAGATGTTAGCGTCAGGTTTTGAAGCGGAGGCTCGGGCACTGTTTGCACGAGAAGATTTGCATACGGACTTGCCTTCCATTCGTTGTGTGGGATATCGCCAGATGTGGTCATACCTTGCTGGCGAGATCGATTATGACGAAATGGTTTATCGGGGAATTTGCGCGACCCGGCAGCTGGCTAAGCGTCAGATCACCTGGTTACGTGGCTGGCAGAATGTTCACTGGCTTGACAGCGAACAGCCTGAATTAGCCCGTGATGCGGTATTACAGGTTCTTAGTGCGAAGCATGGGTGA
- a CDS encoding DUF2065 domain-containing protein, whose translation MNATILLALALVLVIEGLGPMLLPRAWRSMIHAMTQLPDHLLRRFGGGLVVAGMVIYYMVSTHIQG comes from the coding sequence ATGAACGCAACCATCTTACTGGCGCTGGCCTTAGTGCTGGTGATTGAAGGACTCGGGCCGATGCTGTTGCCACGCGCATGGCGCAGTATGATCCACGCGATGACCCAGCTGCCCGATCACTTATTACGTCGCTTTGGCGGCGGCCTGGTAGTGGCCGGAATGGTGATTTACTATATGGTCAGCACCCATATCCAGGGGTGA
- the mutL gene encoding DNA mismatch repair endonuclease MutL, with product MPIQVLPPQLANQIAAGEVVERPASVVKELVENSLDAGATRIEIDIEKGGARLIRIRDNGCGINKDELAMALARHATSKITSLDDLEAIVSLGFRGEALASISSVSRLTLTSRTEQQSEAWQAYAEGRDMAVTIRPAAHPVGTTLEVLDLFYNTPARRKFMRTEKTEFTHIDEVVRRIALARFDVAIALTHNGKLVRQYRGVSEVSQQERRLGAICGSAFMTHALAIEWQHGDLNLRGWVADPAGSRQVTELQYCYVNGRMMRDRLINHAIRQAYQDKLGDDHQPAYVLYLQIDPHQVDVNVHPAKHEVRFHQSRLVHDFIYQGVLSVLQETGAPQLEALADDRAPVERRQPENRQAAGGNHFATPSPASVPPAKSSGGTGGGANWSRQEPVYQQREGAVYQQLLKTPEPPRVREATTPVKPEEPLQSHSNSFGRVLTVVREQYAVIERGNGLALLALVVADRWLKQAQLDPGEEGLKPQPLLIPVRLKMARPEREAIGRFAGLLTMMGMDLQVDAQHVTLRAVPLPLRQQNLQNLIPELLGYLARQQDVAPASVAQWLARHTMAEHPHWNHSQAITLLAEVERLCPALIKSPPSGLVQPIDIDTAQNALKHE from the coding sequence ATGCCCATTCAGGTGTTACCTCCTCAGCTGGCTAACCAAATTGCGGCTGGTGAGGTGGTTGAGCGTCCGGCGTCGGTGGTCAAGGAGTTGGTAGAAAACAGCCTGGATGCCGGCGCTACGCGGATTGAGATTGATATCGAGAAAGGTGGCGCCAGACTGATTCGCATCCGCGATAACGGCTGCGGCATCAATAAAGATGAACTGGCAATGGCGCTGGCGCGTCATGCCACCAGTAAAATCACCAGCCTCGACGATCTGGAAGCGATTGTCAGCCTCGGTTTTCGCGGCGAAGCGCTGGCCAGTATCAGTTCGGTTTCCCGCCTGACGTTAACTTCCCGTACCGAACAACAGAGCGAAGCCTGGCAGGCTTATGCCGAAGGGCGCGACATGGCGGTGACAATCAGGCCTGCGGCGCATCCGGTGGGCACCACGCTGGAAGTGCTGGATCTGTTTTATAACACGCCGGCGCGGCGCAAATTTATGCGCACCGAAAAAACCGAATTTACCCACATTGATGAAGTCGTGCGCCGCATTGCGCTGGCGCGTTTTGACGTTGCCATTGCGCTGACCCATAACGGCAAGCTGGTACGCCAGTATCGTGGTGTCAGCGAAGTCAGCCAGCAGGAGCGGCGTCTGGGCGCCATTTGCGGCAGTGCTTTTATGACGCATGCGCTGGCGATTGAGTGGCAGCATGGCGATCTCAACCTGCGCGGTTGGGTGGCGGATCCTGCCGGTTCACGCCAGGTGACGGAGTTGCAGTATTGCTATGTTAACGGCCGCATGATGCGCGACCGCTTAATCAACCACGCCATTCGCCAGGCGTATCAGGACAAGCTGGGTGATGACCATCAACCAGCCTATGTACTCTATCTGCAGATCGATCCGCATCAGGTGGACGTTAACGTCCACCCGGCCAAGCATGAGGTGCGCTTCCATCAGTCGCGACTGGTGCATGATTTTATCTATCAGGGCGTGCTGAGTGTGTTACAGGAGACGGGTGCGCCACAATTAGAGGCGCTGGCTGACGATCGGGCGCCGGTCGAACGTCGGCAGCCGGAAAATCGTCAGGCGGCCGGTGGCAATCACTTTGCCACGCCATCACCGGCTTCCGTTCCGCCCGCAAAAAGCAGCGGCGGAACCGGCGGCGGCGCTAACTGGTCGCGTCAGGAGCCGGTTTATCAGCAGCGCGAAGGCGCGGTGTATCAGCAATTGCTGAAAACACCGGAGCCGCCGCGCGTCCGTGAAGCGACCACGCCTGTTAAGCCGGAAGAGCCATTACAGAGCCACAGCAACAGCTTTGGCCGGGTGCTGACGGTGGTGCGTGAGCAGTACGCGGTAATTGAACGTGGCAACGGCCTGGCATTGCTGGCGCTGGTGGTTGCAGACCGCTGGCTGAAACAGGCGCAGCTCGATCCCGGTGAAGAGGGGCTGAAGCCGCAACCGTTGTTAATCCCGGTGAGACTGAAAATGGCCAGGCCCGAACGTGAGGCGATTGGCCGCTTTGCCGGATTATTAACCATGATGGGCATGGATTTGCAGGTTGACGCGCAGCATGTGACATTACGCGCGGTGCCTTTACCATTACGCCAACAAAATTTACAAAACTTGATTCCAGAACTGTTAGGCTATCTCGCCCGGCAGCAGGATGTTGCGCCAGCCTCGGTTGCACAATGGTTGGCGCGCCACACGATGGCAGAACATCCGCACTGGAATCACTCGCAGGCGATTACGCTGCTGGCGGAAGTCGAACGACTCTGTCCGGCGCTGATTAAATCGCCACCTTCTGGATTAGTGCAACCGATCGATATTGATACGGCGCAGAACGCCCTGAAGCATGAGTGA
- the hflK gene encoding FtsH protease activity modulator HflK, with the protein MAWNQPGNNGQDRDPWGSSNNQGGNSGGNKGGRDKGPPDLDDIFRKLSKKLGGLGGGKSGNDNSGGQHRPGRGASRLVIIVGVAAVVVWAASGFYTIKEAERGVVTRFGKFDHLVEPGLNWKPTFIDQVRAVNVESVRELAASGVMLTSDENVVRVEMNVQYRVTNPERYLFAVTSADDSLRQATDSALRGVIGRSTMDRILTEGRTVVRSETQRELEETIRPYDMGITLLDVNFQAARPPEEVKAAFDDAIAARENREQYVREAEAYSNEVQPRANGQAQRILEEARAYKARTVLEAQGEVARFAKLLPEYKAAPEITRERLYIETMERVLSHTRKVLVNDKGGNLMVLPLDQLMRGGQSGTSPNNSQDSSSNSLLRLPPASGSNDRASSSSSYNPDNIMDQRRANAQRNDTQREGRE; encoded by the coding sequence ATGGCGTGGAATCAGCCCGGGAATAACGGACAGGACCGCGACCCGTGGGGAAGCAGCAATAATCAAGGCGGCAACTCTGGGGGAAATAAAGGAGGGCGTGATAAAGGGCCTCCTGATCTTGATGATATCTTCCGTAAACTGAGCAAGAAGCTCGGTGGACTGGGCGGTGGTAAGAGCGGCAACGATAACAGTGGCGGTCAACACCGGCCTGGGCGCGGTGCAAGCCGTCTGGTGATTATCGTCGGCGTGGCTGCCGTCGTGGTTTGGGCCGCGAGCGGTTTCTACACGATTAAAGAAGCCGAGCGCGGTGTGGTTACCCGCTTCGGGAAATTCGACCATCTGGTTGAACCGGGCCTGAACTGGAAACCGACCTTTATCGATCAGGTACGTGCGGTTAACGTTGAATCGGTGCGTGAGCTGGCGGCATCGGGTGTAATGCTGACCTCGGATGAAAACGTCGTGCGCGTTGAGATGAACGTGCAGTATCGCGTGACCAATCCGGAACGTTATCTGTTCGCGGTCACCAGCGCAGACGACAGCCTGCGTCAGGCAACGGATAGCGCCCTGCGTGGGGTGATCGGTCGTTCGACCATGGACCGTATTCTGACGGAAGGCCGTACCGTGGTGCGTAGCGAAACCCAGCGTGAGCTGGAAGAGACGATTCGTCCATACGATATGGGCATCACGCTGCTTGACGTCAACTTCCAGGCGGCGCGTCCACCGGAAGAGGTGAAAGCGGCATTTGATGACGCCATTGCCGCACGTGAAAACCGTGAGCAGTATGTGCGTGAAGCGGAAGCCTATTCGAACGAAGTCCAGCCTCGCGCCAACGGCCAGGCGCAGCGTATTCTGGAAGAAGCGCGTGCTTATAAAGCGCGTACCGTTCTGGAAGCGCAGGGTGAAGTCGCGCGTTTTGCCAAGTTGCTGCCAGAGTATAAAGCAGCGCCTGAGATTACGCGTGAACGTCTGTATATCGAAACTATGGAACGCGTTCTGAGCCATACCCGCAAAGTGCTGGTCAATGACAAGGGCGGCAATCTGATGGTTCTGCCACTGGATCAGTTAATGCGTGGCGGCCAGTCTGGTACTTCGCCAAACAATTCTCAGGACAGCAGCAGTAATAGCTTGTTGCGCCTGCCGCCAGCGTCCGGCAGTAATGACCGCGCCAGCAGCAGTTCGTCGTACAATCCAGACAACATCATGGATCAGCGCCGGGCGAATGCTCAGCGCAACGATACCCAGCGCGAAGGGAGAGAGTAA
- the hflC gene encoding protease modulator HflC codes for MRKPLIVVLIVVLVVLYASLFVVQEGQRGIVLRFGKVLRDDENKPLVFAPGLHFKIPFLSSVKTLDARTQTMDNQADRFVTKEKKDLIVDSYIKWRISDFSRYYLATGGGDVSQAEVLLKRKFSDRLRSEMGRLDVKDIVTDSRGRLTTDVRDALNTGSTGDAEIATPAADDAIASVAKRVESETNSKEPAINPNSMAALGIQVVDVRIKQINLPAEVSDAIYNRMRAEREAVARSQRSQGQEEAEKLRATSDYEVTRTLAEAQRTALITRGEGDAEAAKLFADAFSQDPDFYAFIRSLRAYDSSFNSNQDVMVLSPDSDFFRFMKSPSNATR; via the coding sequence ATGCGTAAGCCATTAATCGTAGTATTGATTGTTGTGCTGGTGGTGCTATACGCGTCACTGTTTGTTGTGCAGGAAGGCCAGCGTGGCATTGTGCTGCGTTTTGGTAAAGTTCTGCGTGACGATGAGAACAAACCGCTGGTGTTTGCGCCGGGTCTGCACTTTAAGATCCCATTCCTGTCTTCGGTGAAGACGCTGGATGCGCGTACCCAGACCATGGATAACCAGGCTGACCGCTTTGTTACCAAAGAGAAGAAAGACCTGATCGTTGATTCCTATATCAAATGGCGCATCAGTGACTTCAGCCGTTACTACCTGGCGACCGGTGGTGGCGACGTTTCTCAGGCGGAAGTACTGTTAAAACGTAAATTCAGTGACCGTCTGCGTTCTGAGATGGGCCGTCTGGATGTGAAAGATATCGTCACCGATTCGCGTGGCCGTCTGACCACCGACGTGCGTGATGCTCTGAACACCGGCAGCACCGGCGATGCTGAGATTGCAACGCCAGCGGCGGATGATGCGATTGCTTCTGTCGCCAAGCGCGTCGAGAGCGAAACCAACAGCAAAGAACCGGCGATTAACCCGAACAGTATGGCGGCGTTAGGTATCCAGGTCGTTGATGTGCGTATTAAGCAGATTAACCTGCCAGCTGAAGTTTCTGACGCAATCTACAACCGTATGCGTGCGGAACGTGAAGCGGTAGCGCGTAGTCAGCGTTCACAAGGTCAGGAAGAAGCGGAAAAATTGCGCGCCACCTCAGATTATGAAGTGACGCGTACCCTGGCAGAAGCCCAGCGTACCGCGCTGATTACCCGCGGTGAAGGCGATGCCGAAGCAGCGAAGCTGTTTGCGGATGCCTTTAGCCAGGATCCTGATTTCTACGCCTTTATTCGTAGCCTGCGTGCCTATGACAGCAGCTTCAATAGCAATCAGGATGTGATGGTGCTTAGCCCGGATAGTGATTTCTTCCGCTTTATGAAATCGCCATCTAACGCGACGCGTTAA